The DNA segment TAGCTTTCTTTCTTTTGTCTCTCTTACTCTACTTACTGAGATTAAAGCTCTGGTGCAACTGTGAGATATGCGACGCTTATCTGACCTTGAGTTGGACCAACCAATTCAATAATCTTTGTGATTGGTATGCTCATCTTTTGAAGAACTCTCCTACCAAAACAATCCACATACATGTTCTTGGCAATACAATCACAGCCAATCCAGAAAACGTTGAGTATATGCTCAAAACGAGATTTGATAATTACCCAAAAGGGAAACCTTTCTCGACCATCTTGGGTGACTTTTTGGGTCGAGGCATATTCAACGTTGATGGTGACTTGTGGAAGTTTCAGCGAAAGATGGCAAGTCTCGAGCTGGATAAGTTCTCTATAAGAGCATATGCATTTGAGATCGTTCGTTATGAGATTGGAGATCGCCTTATTCCACTGTTATCATCAGTTTCGGGCAAAGAAGATGGAGTCTTGGATTTGCAAGACGTGTTTCGAAGATTTTCTTTCGATTGTATTTGCCGATTTTCGTTTGGGCTAGACCCCAGATGCTTAGAGATTACTCTACCCATGTCAGATTTCGCTTATGCCTTTGACCTAGCATCGAAATTGTCAGCCGAGAGAGCCATGACTGTGTCTCCACTTGTTTGGAAGATCAAACGGAAGCTGAATTTAGGGACggagaagaaaatgaaagaagctATCAAGTTGATCAATATTTTAGCCCAAGAGGTGATAAGGCAAAGGCGTAAGATGGGATTTCTATCTCACAAGGATCTTTTATCTCGCTTTATGCATACTGTGACTGATGAGACTTACTTGAGAGATATCGTCATAAGTTTCCTCTTGGCTGGCCGAGACACGGTGGCTTCAGCCTTAACCAGCTTCTTCTGGCTGCTGGCTAAGTACCCACAAGTAGGATCAGCAATTCTGGAAGAGGCGGATAGCGTTCTTGGACCCAATCAAGAGCTCAGAAGCTATGAACAAATGGGAGATCTCCATTATTTACAAGCAGCAGTTTACGAGAGTATGAGACTGTATCCTCCTAtccaatttgattcaaagttttGTGAAAAAGATGATATTTTACCAGATGGGACTTTGGTGAGGAGAGGAACTAGGGTTACTTACCATCCATACGCTATGGGACGGATTGAAGAACTCTGGGGTCAAGATTGCTTAGAATTCAGGCCAGAAAGGTGGTTGAGAGATGATGGCACATTCTTCCCTGAAAACCCTTATAAGTATCCAGTTTTCCAAGCAGGACTAAGGGTCTGTTTGGGGAAAGATATGGCTTTACTGGAGCTTAAATGTGTGGCTATTTCATTGCTTCGACGATTTCAAATCCACTTAATGACCTCATGTCACACTCCACGTTTCTCCCCAGGGCTGACAGCCACTTTTAGCGGTGGGCTCCCGGTTTTGGTGCGAGAAAAAGAACCTTATCAATCATCATAGTATTGCTctatctttctctctctctctctctctctctctctatgcttAGCTACATCTGTACAATTAATCATTTACCTGTGTAATTAAATGTGATCCTCACATTGCAATTATATGGTGTGGACATTGATTAGCGCATCTGCCAATCAAGTTGATGACGTGATTCAATGGCCAACATATGTATATGTGTTTAAGCACCATTAGTACCTGAATGTCTGGTTTTATGTCAGCAGGATTTGGAGTTTTTATCTACATCTCTACAGTTTTCAAGTGATCCGCTAGCCCATTTCTTACTGTGCAGATGTGTTTTTTTTCCTCTTCCTTGGGGTGCTATAATTAGTTTATCTTTTTTTAGGGCATATGACCAAAAGGTTTCTACTTTCTACTGTGTTAAAGTTCAAACATTGATATGTACTTGTACTTAATGGAAGTAATTTGTGCTACTTCTTTGGATTGTTGCATTTTGACTTTTTCAATGCAGAATTCCTGATTGTGATATTTCCTGTAGTACATAATTTTTTCTCTCACATgcgtatgaaattattttttatattttaagaaaaaactgaaattttatgaGTATGAGGTAAACTATTTTCTAATGCACCTCATGAAGTATATATTTTAAGAATTTCTGTTTAAATATATGTGTTATCTTGTGTTTTAATGACTTCCTTTTGTGTTAATTAATGCATTTTTTAAACTTTGCTACTCAAATATATGTAATTGATGATGCTAATTACTATTAGCCAAACAGATTTTATAATTCATCTTCTAGTTGGACTTCATATTCATATTCCATATGAGCCTTCCATGAATAGATCGTATCATGGCTAGCTAATTCATGCGTGATATATGAGCCCCTCACAACAACAACAATATCACTCCCTCACACAGATTAGAAGAAAAACCTCACATGCAAGTTTTGATATGCAAAAACCAACCCCAAAAGACAATATTGCCAACCAGAGAAGGGGGAGGGCAGAATGTATTTTCTCCTATAGGGAAAGTAGCTTTGCCTGCCTGAAAAGGGCAGGGGAAACCTCCGAAAGTTAGTAAACTTAACGGTAGCCGAAGAGAAAGGGAAAGCTAAACTAGAAAGAGTTTCTCCCTCTAAAAATAGAGAGAGACtaagttttttttcttttttgagcTAGCTCTATTGCGAATTTAATTGAGTATTGTTGACACAtataaaagacaaaaaaaaaaaaaaaaagagagaaagagacaAGGGGGCTAGCGTTGCTGACTAACAAGGCAAGCTGGAGC comes from the Hevea brasiliensis isolate MT/VB/25A 57/8 chromosome 5, ASM3005281v1, whole genome shotgun sequence genome and includes:
- the LOC110651803 gene encoding cytochrome P450 94C1, yielding MELEVSLLLEAHHSIYFFLLLAIIAFFLLSLLLYLLRLKLWCNCEICDAYLTLSWTNQFNNLCDWYAHLLKNSPTKTIHIHVLGNTITANPENVEYMLKTRFDNYPKGKPFSTILGDFLGRGIFNVDGDLWKFQRKMASLELDKFSIRAYAFEIVRYEIGDRLIPLLSSVSGKEDGVLDLQDVFRRFSFDCICRFSFGLDPRCLEITLPMSDFAYAFDLASKLSAERAMTVSPLVWKIKRKLNLGTEKKMKEAIKLINILAQEVIRQRRKMGFLSHKDLLSRFMHTVTDETYLRDIVISFLLAGRDTVASALTSFFWLLAKYPQVGSAILEEADSVLGPNQELRSYEQMGDLHYLQAAVYESMRLYPPIQFDSKFCEKDDILPDGTLVRRGTRVTYHPYAMGRIEELWGQDCLEFRPERWLRDDGTFFPENPYKYPVFQAGLRVCLGKDMALLELKCVAISLLRRFQIHLMTSCHTPRFSPGLTATFSGGLPVLVREKEPYQSS